From the Mustelus asterias chromosome 22, sMusAst1.hap1.1, whole genome shotgun sequence genome, one window contains:
- the ubiad1 gene encoding ubiA prenyltransferase domain-containing protein 1: MTENGGAKQMDVDAEWRVHGPVADSEGVPGLGKSLKHKCAAYVLALRPWSFSASLTPVALGTALAYKNMGELDLTISLLAALAVLAVHGAGNLVNTYCDFSRGIDHKKSDDRTLVDRILEPQDVVRFGACLYTLGCLCASSLYFLCKLKLEHLALIFFGGLSSSFLYTGGIGFKYFALGDIIILITFGPLAVMFAYSVQVGYLAISPLLYAIPLALNTEAILHSNNTRDMESDKQAGIVTFAIIIGPTLSYVVYNMLIFIPYVIFCILATRYTISLALPLLTVPLAFSLERQFRSQNYAKIPQMTAKLNLLLGLFYVFAILLAPPGRLPN, translated from the exons ATGACTGAGAATGGGGGTGCGAAGCAGATGGACGTGGATGCTGAGTGGCGGGTACACGGCCCAGTGGCGGACAGCGAAGGGGTGCCGGGTCTCGGCAAGAGCCTGAAGCACAAGTGCGCCGCTTATGTGCTGGCGCTGCGGCCCTGGAGCTTCAGCGCCTCGCTCACCCCGGTGGCCCTGGGCACGGCGCTGGCCTATAAGAACATGGGCGAGTTGGACCTGACCATCTCGCTGCTGGCCGCCCTGGCCGTGCTTGCCGTCCATGGCGCCGGTAACCTGGTCAACACCTACTGCGACTTCAGCCGGGGCATCGACCACAAGAAGAGCGACGACCGCACTCTAGTGGACCGGATCCTGGAGCCACAGGACGTGGTGCGGTTCGGAGCCTGTCTCTACACCCTGGGCTGCCTCTGCGCCTCTTCCCTTTACTTCTTGTGCAAACTGAAACTTGAGCACCTAGCTCTCATCTTCTTCGGGGGCCTGTCCAGTTCCTTCCTGTACACTGGAG GTATTGGATTTAAATACTTTGCTCTTGGTGATATCATCATTCTGATCACCTTTGGACCATTAGCTGTGATGTTTGCCTACTCTGTTCAAGTCGGTTACTTGGCCATTTCACCACTACTTTATGCAATTCCTTTAGCACTCAATACAGAAGCCATCTTGCACAGTAACAATACCAGAGACATGGAGTCTGATAAGCAGGCTGGGATAGTTACCTTTGCTATCATTATTGGGCCAACATTATCTTATGTTGTGTATAATATGTTAATATTCATACCCTACGTGATATTTTGTATATTAGCAACACGGTATACAATCAGCCTGGCTTTACCACTTTTGACTGTACCTTTGGCCTTTTCACTTGAGCGACAGTTTCGAAGCCAGAATTACGCCAAAATTCCCCAGATGACTGCAAAGCTGAATCTTTTGCTGGGATTGTTCTATGTTTTTGCCATCTTGTTAGCACCACCTGGAAGATTACCAAATTAA